In Daucus carota subsp. sativus chromosome 4, DH1 v3.0, whole genome shotgun sequence, one DNA window encodes the following:
- the LOC108218493 gene encoding AP-1 complex subunit sigma-2-like gives MIHFVLLISRQGKVRLTKWYSPYSQKERTKVIRELSSMILTRAPKLCNFVEWRGFKVVYKRYASLYFCMCINQDDNELEVLEIIHHYVEILDRYFGSVCELDLIFNFHKAYFILDEILIAGELQESSKKTVARLVAAQDSLVEAAKEQANSVSYIISQATK, from the exons ATG ATTCATTTTGTGCTTCTTATAAGCAGACAGGGGAAAGTGAGGTTGACTAAATGGTATTCACCTTATTCCCAGAAGGAAAGAACGAAG GTAATCCGAGAGCTCAGCAGTATGATTCTCACCCGAGCCCCAAAGCTTTGCAATTTTGTAGAATGGAGGGGATTCAAAGTTGTGTATAAAAG ATATGCGAGCCTTTATTTCTGCATGTGCATTAATCAAGATGATAATGAACTAGAAGTTCTTGAAATTATCCATCATTATGTGGAGATTTTGGATCGTTATTTTGGAAGT GTGTGCGAGctggatttaatttttaattttcacaaG GCATATTTTATACTGGATGAAATTTTGATTGCTGGTGAGCTTCAAGAATCAAGCAAGAAAACAGTTGCGCGTTTAGTTGCTGCACAG GACTCATTAGTTGAGGCTGCTAAAGAACAGGCCAATTCTGTGAGCTACATAATCTCCCAGGCGACCAAATAA
- the LOC108216334 gene encoding uncharacterized protein LOC108216334 isoform X2, which yields MLRANGRSSSDQHSTLKCNAPQEVESSLDHHLLNVSPRLSFQFYYSSAELLNEIITIEDEITYLERYLLSLYREAFKQSSHSFSGDSETDLQNKILVEPRNITDQSCSTLKSNFPKDVPDHHHCISSVRASTDSDDWNRVGMLKPSTQRDRVVVEHGHRSLADYLVASRLDKNLDRPDRLSEDIIRCISSIYIKLADPTRSQKGLSASSVSSLSSSSAFSPRSDSWSPHFSEDARGRQIQGLNEESDPYAAMFEVLKLCLDDDSFNYAARVLQNFRLLINNLEKVDTMKMTHKEKLAFWINIHNALVMHAHLAYGASNHVKSTSILKAAYNVSGHCINADIIQSSILGIRSHFSAPWLDTLLSPGKKFKPARTRHKFAIDHAEPLVHFALASGVYSDPAVRVYTANTISEDLKVAQKEFIQASVSMSKETKICLPKILDYFAKDMALTMQALLEIVYACLSEVQRKSMVRCIRGRPDKFISWLPQSSTFRYVIDREVSRKR from the exons ATGCTGCGTGCTAATGGCCGCTCTTCTTCTGATCAGCACTCCACTTTGAAGTG CAATGCTCCTCAAGAAGTTGAGTCAAGCTTGGATCATCATCTGCTCAATGTATCACCCAGACTCTCCTTTCAGTTCTACTAT TCTTCTGCAGAATTGTTGAATGAAATTATTACTATTGAGGATGAAATTACTTATTTGGAACGATATCTTCTTTCTCTCTACCGCGAAGCTTTCAAGCAGAGTTCTCATTCCTTCTCTGGGGATTCTGAAACTGATTTACAGAACAAGATACTAGTAGAACCAAGAAACATTACTGATCAATCATGCTCGACTCTAAAGTCTAACTTTCCTAAAGATGTACCTGATCATCACCATTGCATTTCCTCTGTGCGTGCTTCTACTGATTCAGATGATTGGAATCGTGTTGGCATGCTTAAGCCATCAACTCAAAGG GATAGGGTGGTTGTTGAGCATGGCCATCGAAGTCTTGCAGATTACCTTGTGGCTTCTCGCCTTGATAAGAACCTTGACAGACCTGATAGACTTTCAGAAGACATTATCAGATGCATATCTTCTATTTACATCAAGCTCGCAGACCCTACTCGAAGTCAAAAAGGGCTTTCAGCTTCTTCTGTTTCATCACTCTCCTCCTCAAGCGCATTTTCTCCCAGGTCAGACTCCTGGAGCCCTCATTTCAGTGAAGATGCCAGAGGTCGCCAAATTCAAGGTTTGAATGAGGAGAGTGACCCATATGCTGCAATGTTTGAAGTTCTTAAGTTATGTTTGGACGATGATAGTTTTAACTACGCTGCTAGAGTGCTTCAAAATTTCAG GCTACTGATCAACAATCTCGAGAAGGTTGATACAATGAAGATGACACATAAAGAGAAGCTTGCATTCTGGATAAACATTCACAACGCTTTGGTTATGCAT GCACATTTAGCCTATGGAGCATCAAACCATGTGAAAAGTACTTCAATTTTGAAG GCAGCTTATAATGTTAGTGGACACTGCATAAATGCAGACATTATACAAAGCTCTATTCTCGGAATAAGATCACACTTTTCAGCACCG TGGCTAGATACACTACTGTCTCCGGGAAAGAAGTTTAAACCAGCAAGGACCAGGCATAAATTTGCCATCGATCATGCTGAGCCACTTGTTCATTTTGCACTCGCTTCAGGAGTATACTCTGATCCTGCG GTTAGAGTATACACTGCAAATACGATATCAGAGGATCTAAAAGTTGCTCAGAAAGAGTTCATACAGGCTAGTGTGTCCATGAGTAAGGAAACAAAGATATGTCTGCCAAAAATCCTCGACTACTTTGCAAAGGACATGGCACTAACCATGCAGGCTCTTCTGGAGATAGTTTATGCGTGTCTATCAGAAGTTCAACGGAAATCTATGGTAAGATGCATTCGCGGTAGGCCTGACAAGTTCATCAGTTGGTTGCCACAGAGTTCAACATTTCGATATGTGATTGACAGAGAAGTTTCAAGAAAGAGATAA
- the LOC108216334 gene encoding uncharacterized protein LOC108216334 isoform X1 translates to MLRANGRSSSDQHSTLKCNAPQEVESSLDHHLLNVSPRLSFQFYYSSAELLNEIITIEDEITYLERYLLSLYREAFKQSSHSFSGDSETDLQNKILVEPRNITDQSCSTLKSNFPKDVPDHHHCISSVRASTDSDDWNRVGMLKPSTQRDRVVVEHGHRSLADYLVASRLDKNLDRPDRLSEDIIRCISSIYIKLADPTRSQKGLSASSVSSLSSSSAFSPRSDSWSPHFSEDARGRQIQGLNEESDPYAAMFEVLKLCLDDDSFNYAARVLQNFRLLINNLEKVDTMKMTHKEKLAFWINIHNALVMHAHLAYGASNHVKSTSILKAAYNVSGHCINADIIQSSILGIRSHFSAPQWLDTLLSPGKKFKPARTRHKFAIDHAEPLVHFALASGVYSDPAVRVYTANTISEDLKVAQKEFIQASVSMSKETKICLPKILDYFAKDMALTMQALLEIVYACLSEVQRKSMVRCIRGRPDKFISWLPQSSTFRYVIDREVSRKR, encoded by the exons ATGCTGCGTGCTAATGGCCGCTCTTCTTCTGATCAGCACTCCACTTTGAAGTG CAATGCTCCTCAAGAAGTTGAGTCAAGCTTGGATCATCATCTGCTCAATGTATCACCCAGACTCTCCTTTCAGTTCTACTAT TCTTCTGCAGAATTGTTGAATGAAATTATTACTATTGAGGATGAAATTACTTATTTGGAACGATATCTTCTTTCTCTCTACCGCGAAGCTTTCAAGCAGAGTTCTCATTCCTTCTCTGGGGATTCTGAAACTGATTTACAGAACAAGATACTAGTAGAACCAAGAAACATTACTGATCAATCATGCTCGACTCTAAAGTCTAACTTTCCTAAAGATGTACCTGATCATCACCATTGCATTTCCTCTGTGCGTGCTTCTACTGATTCAGATGATTGGAATCGTGTTGGCATGCTTAAGCCATCAACTCAAAGG GATAGGGTGGTTGTTGAGCATGGCCATCGAAGTCTTGCAGATTACCTTGTGGCTTCTCGCCTTGATAAGAACCTTGACAGACCTGATAGACTTTCAGAAGACATTATCAGATGCATATCTTCTATTTACATCAAGCTCGCAGACCCTACTCGAAGTCAAAAAGGGCTTTCAGCTTCTTCTGTTTCATCACTCTCCTCCTCAAGCGCATTTTCTCCCAGGTCAGACTCCTGGAGCCCTCATTTCAGTGAAGATGCCAGAGGTCGCCAAATTCAAGGTTTGAATGAGGAGAGTGACCCATATGCTGCAATGTTTGAAGTTCTTAAGTTATGTTTGGACGATGATAGTTTTAACTACGCTGCTAGAGTGCTTCAAAATTTCAG GCTACTGATCAACAATCTCGAGAAGGTTGATACAATGAAGATGACACATAAAGAGAAGCTTGCATTCTGGATAAACATTCACAACGCTTTGGTTATGCAT GCACATTTAGCCTATGGAGCATCAAACCATGTGAAAAGTACTTCAATTTTGAAG GCAGCTTATAATGTTAGTGGACACTGCATAAATGCAGACATTATACAAAGCTCTATTCTCGGAATAAGATCACACTTTTCAGCACCG CAGTGGCTAGATACACTACTGTCTCCGGGAAAGAAGTTTAAACCAGCAAGGACCAGGCATAAATTTGCCATCGATCATGCTGAGCCACTTGTTCATTTTGCACTCGCTTCAGGAGTATACTCTGATCCTGCG GTTAGAGTATACACTGCAAATACGATATCAGAGGATCTAAAAGTTGCTCAGAAAGAGTTCATACAGGCTAGTGTGTCCATGAGTAAGGAAACAAAGATATGTCTGCCAAAAATCCTCGACTACTTTGCAAAGGACATGGCACTAACCATGCAGGCTCTTCTGGAGATAGTTTATGCGTGTCTATCAGAAGTTCAACGGAAATCTATGGTAAGATGCATTCGCGGTAGGCCTGACAAGTTCATCAGTTGGTTGCCACAGAGTTCAACATTTCGATATGTGATTGACAGAGAAGTTTCAAGAAAGAGATAA
- the LOC108215530 gene encoding histone deacetylase 19 — METGGNSLPSGSDGTKRKVSYFYDPEVGNYYYGQGHPMKPHRIRMTHALLAHYGLLQNMHVLKPIPARDKDLCRFHADDYVSFLRGITPETQQDQARQLKRFNVGEDCPVFDGLYSFCQTYAGGSVGGAVKLNHGNCDIAINWSGGLHHAKKCEASGFCYVNDIVLAILELLKVHERVLYVDIDIHHGDGVEEAFYTTDRVMTVSFHKFGDYFPGTGDVRDIGHASGKYYSLNVPLDDGIDDESYQSLFKPIMGKVMEVFRPGAVILQCGADSLSGDRLGCFNLSIKGHAECVRYMRSFNVPLLLLGGGGYTIRNVARCWCYETGVALGIELEDKMPQHEYYEYFGPDYTLHVAPSNMENKNSRQILDDIKAKLLDNLSKLQHAPSVPFQERPPDTEFPEADEDQDEDGRWGRESEMDVDDQRKPFSGRVKMEIFEPEQKEAVDAREGEHARGMDATFTETASLKASNPISISMDGMHINSEQGNASKQSDGPADMDP, encoded by the exons ATGGAAACTGGAGGGaattctttaccatctggttcaGACGGGACGAAAAGAAAAGTTTCCTATTTCTATGATCCAGAAGTCGGCAATTATTATTATGGGCAAGGCCATCCTATGAAGCCCCACAGAATCCGTATGACGCATGCTCTTTTGGCTCACTATGGTTTACTGCAGAACATGCACGTTCTGAAGCCCATTCCAGCTAGAGACAAAGATCTTTGCAGGTTTCATGCTGATGATTATGTGTCTTTCCTGAGGGGAATCACTCCCGAAACACAGCAAGATCAAGCGAGACAGCTGAAAAGGTTTAATGTTGGCGAAGACTGCCCTGTCTTTGACGGTCTCTATTCCTTCTGCCAAACATATGCTGGGGGCTCAGTTGGCGGTGCTGTTAAACTAAACCATGGAAATTGCGATATTGCTATAAACTGGTCTGGTGGACTTCACCATGCCAAAAAATGTGAAGCTTCTGGGTTCTGCTATGTGAATGACATAGTTCTTGCGATCTTGGAACTTCTTAAAGTGCACGAG CGTGTTCTATATGTTGACATTGATATTCATCATGGCGATGGTGTTGAGGAGGCCTTTTATACTACAGACAGGGTAATGACTGTTTCATTCCACAAATTTGGAGATTACTTTCCTGGTACAGGGGATGTACGTGATATAGGTCATGCTTCTGGAAAATACTACTCTCTCAATGTACCATTAGATGATGGAATTGATGATGAGAGCTACCAGTCCCTGTTTAAACCTATTATGGGTAAGGTGATGGAAGTTTTCAGGCCCGGTGCTGTGATATTACAGTGTGGTGCAGACTCTCTATCCGGAGACAGATTAGGTTGCTTTAATCTTTCGATTAAAGGTCATGCAGAGTGTGTGAGATATATGAGATCTTTTAATGTGCCACTACTTCTGCTTGGTGGAGGTGGCTATACTATTAGAAACGTTGCCCGTTGTTGGTGCTAtgag ACTGGAGTCGCCCTTGGGATAGAACTTGAGGATAAAATGCCACAGCATGAGTATTATGAGTACTTTGGTCCAGACTATACTCTTCATGTAGCACCAAGTAACATGGAAAATAAGAACTCTCGCCAGATATTGGATGACATAAAAGCAAAGCTTCTTGATAATCTCTCAAAACTGCAGCATGCACCTAGTGTCCCATTTCAGGAGCGCCCACCTGATACCGAGTTTCCAGAG GCTGACGAAGATCAAGATGAAGATGGAAGGTGGGGTCGAGAGTCTGAAATGGATGTTGATGATCAGCG TAAGCCTTTCTCTGGAAGAGTGAAAATGGAAATATTTGAACCTGAGCAAAAAGAGGCG GTGGATGCCAGAGAAGGGGAACATGCAAGAGgtatggatgcaacattcacagagACTGCATCATTGAAG GCCTCAAATCCAATTTCAATATCGATGGATGGAATGCATATTAATTCAGAACAAGGAAACGCAAGCAAGCAATCCGATGGACCAGCTGATATGGATCCCTAA
- the LOC108218492 gene encoding uncharacterized protein LOC108218492 produces MNTKTPPFLRWLAVVVAVGALTISARITASNEDPVISRIAFGSCADQSSPQPIWDAINEYDPQVFIWLGDNIYGDNKRPFRVFGKERTIGPWKNVPRFYPVSEQEMRDKYSKAKNGPGYSRLRQTAKVIGTWDDHDYGLNDAGKEFSEKITNQRLLLDFLDEPQDSPRRKQAGVYTSYTFGPLGKKIKVILLDTRYHRDPLRSDGSILGASQWSWLEKELSGPASAITIIGSSVQVVSNISATTGPLFHLESWGRFPKERKRLFKLISDSKRDGVFFISGDVHFGEITRYDCGIGYPLYDVTSSGLTQAVEKVIPSPFQSFVRFVAWLTPTTMRVKNKSCRYKSCTYGQPNFGVVDVNWDAVPVSIKLEVRDARGMPVHSVNVSLSDLQARHKGSEYSMKAGEHRRHCSLEVTLPRIIRYRLAILFFCTLAVLLLLLAGLFYVVISAFIRCIRKHKLD; encoded by the exons ATGAACACAAAAACGCCGCCGTTTCTGCGGTGGTTAGCGGTGGTCGTAGCGGTCGGAGCTCTGACAATTTCCGCTCGCATAACAGCTTCAAACGAAGATCCTGTCATTTCTCGTATCGCCTTCGGATCATGCGCCGACCAAAGCTCTCCTCAG CCAATATGGGATGCAATAAATGAGTATGATCCTCAAGTGTTCATATGGTTGGGTGATAATATATATGGAGATAATAAGAGGCCTTTTAGGGTTTTTGGGAAAGAAAGGACTATTGGACCCTGGAAAAATGTGCCCCGGTTTTATCCCGTCTCGGAGCAGGAAATGCGGGATAAGTACAGTAAGGCGAAGAATGGTCCCGGTTATTCTCGTCTCAGGCAGACTGCTAAG GTCATTGGCACATGGGATGACCATGATTACGGGTTGAATGATGCAGGgaaagaatttagtgagaagaTCACAAATCAAAGACTTCTACTCGATTTCTTGGATGAACCTCAAGACAGTCCACG GCGCAAACAAGCTGGTGTTTACACATCATATACATTTGGCCCCTTGGGCAAAAAAATTAAG GTTATACTTCTAGATACCAGATACCACAGAGATCCGTTGCGTAGTGATGGAAGTATTCTAGGAGCTTCACAATGGTCATGGTTGGAGAAGGAGTTAAGTGGGCCTGCGTCTGCTATAACTATTATTGGCTCTTCTGTTCAG GTTGTATCAAATATTTCAGCAACAACCGGCCCTCTATTCCATTTGGAGTCATGGGGAAGATTTCCAAAGGAGAGGAAGCGACTCTTTAAGTTAATATCAGACAGTAAG AGGGATGGAGTCTTCTTTATAAGTGGTGATGTTCATTTTGGAGAGATCACTCGATATGACTGTGGTATCGGATATCCCCTGTATGATGTAACCTCAAGTGGGCTTACCCAAGCTGTAGAGAAGGTGATCCCATCACCTTTTCAGTCATTTGTGAGATTTGTTGCATGGCTGACACCTACTACAATGCGAGTCAAGAACAAAAGTTGCAGATACAAATCATGCACATATG GACAACCAAACTTTGGGGTTGTAGATGTAAATTGGGATGCTGTCCCGGTGAGTATAAAACTCGAAGTGAGGGATGCCAGGGGAATGCCTGTTCATAGCGTCAATGTATCATTATCCGACCTCCAAGCCAGACACAAAGGTTCCGAATATAGCATGAAAGCAGGAGAGCACAGGAGACACTGCTCTCTCGAAGTTACTCTACCACGGATTATCAGATATCgtttagccatcctattctttTGCACTTTAGCTG TACTGCTGCTGCTTCTTGCGGGGCTATTTTATGTGGTAATATCAGCCTTCATTCGGTGCATTCGCAAGCACAAACTGGATTAA
- the LOC108217895 gene encoding protein MIZU-KUSSEI 1 yields MRTMVDLGSQRGPMVLHIMDTATSVDCREVRFRRTIFRSLIECMVPACCAFQPTSSDYSSSSSSSTTSIDSSEFTSTFSSSTSTHASTVTGTFFGYRRGRVSFCLQDDSKSSPLLLLELGIPTCYLAKEMQYGLLRIALVECERRQSNGKQVKGSLFSLPLWSVFFNGKKIGFAKRRAATESDASALKMMQSVSVGAGVIPSGLKASENAKNELLDDEKMFMRAKFKRVSGSVNSESFHMMNPDGSSSCQELSIFLLRS; encoded by the coding sequence ATGAGGACCATGGTAGACTTGGGGAGCCAAAGAGGCCCAATGGTCCTCCACATAATGGACACCGCCACCTCTGTGGACTGTCGTGAAGTCCGTTTTCGCAGAACCATATTCCGTTCACTCATCGAATGCATGGTTCCTGCATGCTGTGCCTTCCAACCCACGTCATCAGACTACTCatcctcctcctcttcatccacCACCAGCATCGACTCCTCCGAATTCACATCAACTTTCAGTAGCTCAACAAGCACTCATGCATCCACCGTCACAGGAACATTCTTCGGATACCGAAGAGGCCGCGTAAGCTTCTGCCTCCAAGACGACTCTAAAAGCTCTCCTCTTCTCCTCCTCGAACTAGGAATCCCCACTTGCTACTTAGCTAAAGAAATGCAATACGGATTGCTCCGAATTGCGCTTGTGGAGTGTGAACGTAGACAAAGTAATGGTAAACAAGTGAAAGGCTCGCTTTTCAGTTTGCCTCTTTGGTCTGTGTTTTTTAATGGAAAGAAGATTGGGTTTGCTAAGAGGAGGGCCGCCACGGAAAGTGACGCAAGTGCTCTGAAGATGATGCAGTCGGTGTCTGTTGGCGCCGGAGTTATACCGTCAGGGTTAAAAGCGTCGgaaaatgctaaaaatgaaTTACTTGACGATGAGAAGATGTTTATGAGGGCTAAATTTAAAAGGGTTAGCGGGTCAGTCAACTCCGAGTCGTTTCATATGATGAACCCGGATGGGAGTTCCTCCTGTCAGGAGCTGAGCATTTTTCTTCTAAGATCATAG
- the LOC108216479 gene encoding putative calcium-binding protein CML19 produces the protein MSSNTISSPTSSSPSSPKSKLAKQSSTSAFKRLCQKLSPRQSPRNSSASSSSIKSSASPDRVINSSTSSKLYDEELVQRVFNYFDEDEDGKITAAELRTCMTAVGGREMSQAEAELAVESADTDGDGMLGLEDFSKLLEGSCGTEEEELREAFGLYAAEGTSSITAKSLKRMLSRLGQSTSVDNCKAMIRKFDLNGDGVLNFDEFRVMMH, from the coding sequence ATGTCGTCGAATACAATTTCTTCACCAACGTCTTCATCACCGTCTTCTCCTAAGAGTAAGTTAGCGAAACAGTCGTCTACTTCGGCTTTTAAACGATTATGTCAAAAATTGTCGCCGAGACAATCGCCAAGAAACAGCAGTGCCTCGTCATCATCGATTAAATCATCGGCGAGTCCCGATCGTGTGATTAATAGTTCCACGTCATCGAAATTATATGATGAGGAGCTGGTCCAACGTGTGTTTAATTACTTTGACGAGGACGAGGATGGGAAGATAACGGCGGCGGAGCTGCGGACATGCATGACGGCGGTGGGTGGCCGAGAGATGAGTCAGGCGGAGGCGGAGCTGGCGGTGGAGTCGGCGGATACGGACGGCGATGGGATGCTAGGGTTGGAGGACTTCTCGAAGCTTCTGGAAGGGAGTTGTGGGACGGAGGAGGAGGAGTTGAGGGAGGCGTTTGGGTTGTACGCGGCGGAGGGGACGAGTAGCATTACGGCGAAGAGTTTGAAGAGGATGCTGAGTCGACTCGGGCAGTCTACTTCGGTGGACAACTGCAAGGCTATGATTCGTAAGTTTGACCTTAATGGTGATGGAGTTCTCAACTTTGACGAGTTTAGGGTTATGATGCATTGA
- the LOC108218491 gene encoding protein LYK5, whose amino-acid sequence MTGNNPISGQWPLLYLSILCISLILHNSQAQQSYVNNKQLQCEQNYTTTLGYNCSRATTPSCLSYVTFRSNPPYTTPTSIANLLNSSPSEVSRLNNFSNDSPISPNTLVIVPVNCSCSGARAPGGPFYQHQTNYTLKAPGETYFSVANNTFQGLTTCQTLISQNPYNVRNLLIGMELSVPVRCACLSKKQVDEGYKYLLAYLIDWGDNVNRISREFGGSGAVNTSVLEANELTGESIIFPFTPLLVPLKREPNRLELSASPPLPPPSPTLPLNPDNDDDDSSKKWVFIGVGIGAGLLVLGCLSGFLVWFFRRKSRKEASQATAVVPNRYGDYHKPVETGGIPSSSWSITSEGVRYAIGSLAHYKFEELQQATGFFGEANRIKGSVYRGFFNGDCAAVKILRGDVSTEIGILKQINHSNIIRLSGYCVHQGNTYLVYEYAEKGSVSDMLHEPSLVKKDDTIPSDANVLGWIQRVQIAYHIADALNYLHNCINPPYIHKNLTSSNVLLDSNLRAKVANFRFARSLMDGEEGGGMQLTRHVVGTYGCMAPEYIENGLITPKLDVFSFGVVMLELLSGKEAVQHKNTETGKEDELLSAMIVEVLGGENVREKLGEFMDPCLKKQYPLDLAYSMAQLARSCVADDLNSRPSSAEVFMTLSKIHSSSLDWDPSDELEYSRSMSHGR is encoded by the coding sequence ATGACCGGAAACAACCCAATCTCCGGCCAGTGGCCACTACTCTATCTATCCATACTATGTATCTCTCTAATATTACACAACTCCCAGGCTCAACAATCATATGTCAACAACAAGCAACTCCAGTGTGAACAAAACTACACAACCACCCTGGGCTACAACTGCTCCAGAGCCACCACCCCCAGCTGCCTATCTTACGTCACTTTCCGATCAAACCCTCCTTACACCACCCCTACCTCTATCGCTAATCTCCTCAACAGCAGCCCCTCTGAAGTTTCCAGGCTCAACAATTTCTCTAATGACTCTCCCATTAGTCCAAACACTCTTGTCATAGTCCCTGTCAATTGCTCATGCTCAGGGGCCAGAGCCCCTGGAGGCCCATTTTATCAGCACCAAACCAATTACACATTGAAAGCCCCTGGTGAAACATACTTCAGTGTGGCCAACAATACTTTCCAGGGGCTCACTACTTGTCAAACCCTGATTTCTCAGAACCCGTATAACGTTCGAAACTTGTTAATTGGGATGGAACTGAGTGTGCCTGTTAGATGTGCTTGTTTGAGTAAAAAACAGGTGGATGAGGGGTATAAGTATCTTCTGGCTTATCTGATTGATTGGGGGGATAATGTGAATCGGATTTCTCGCGAGTTTGGTGGGAGTGGAGCTGTGAATACGAGTGTTTTGGAAGCTAATGAGCTCACTGGGGAGAGCATTATTTTTCCCTTCACACCGTTGTTGGTTCCGCTTAAGAGAGAGCCTAATAGGTTGGAATTGTCAGCTTCTCCGCCTCTTCCACCGCCTTCTCCTACGCTGCCTCTTAATcctgataatgatgatgatgattcttCGAAGAAATGGGTGTTTATTGGAGTTGGGATTGGGGCTGGTTTGCTGGTACTTGGGTGTTTATCTGGTTTTCTTGTCTGGTTTTTCAGGAGGAAGTCAAGAAAAGAAGCGAGTCAAGCGACTGCGGTGGTTCCTAATCGGTATGGTGATTACCATAAGCCGGTGGAGACAGGGGGTATTCCATCGTCGTCATGGTCTATTACGTCAGAAGGGGTGAGGTATGCTATTGGATCCCTTGCACATTACAAGTTTGAGGAGTTGCAGCAAGCCACTGGATTTTTCGGGGAGGCGAATAGGATCAAAGGGTCTGTTTATAGGGGATTTTTTAATGGAGATTGTGCTGCTGTAAAGATTTTGAGAGGAGATGTTTCGACGGAGATTGGTATACTCAAGCAGATCAATCATTCTAACATAATCAGGCTTTCTGGTTACTGTGTGCACCAGGGTAACACTTACCTTGTTTATGAGTATGCAGAGAAAGGCTCTGTTAGTGATATGCTGCACGAGCCGAGTCTGGTTAAGAAGGATGACACGATACCTTCTGATGCTAATGTTTTGGGATGGATTCAGAGGGTTCAAATTGCTTATCATATTGCTGATGCTTTGAATTATCTACATAACTGCATAAATCCTCCCTACATCCATAAGAACTTGACTAGCAGCAATGTACTTCTGGACAGCAATTTAAGGGCCAAGGTCGCGAATTTCAGATTTGCGAGGTCTCTCATGGATGGTGAGGAGGGAGGTGGTATGCAACTGACTAGACATGTGGTGGGAACTTATGGGTGTATGGCGCCGGAGTACATTGAAAACGGGCTAATTACTCCTAAGCTTGATGTGTTTTCTTTTGGAGTGGTGATGTTGGAGCTCTTGTCGGGTAAAGAAGCTGTGCAACATAAGAACACTGAGACAGGAAAAGAGGACGAATTGCTTTCTGCTATGATTGTTGAGGTACTGGGAGGGGAGAATGTGAGAGAGAAGCTTGGAGAGTTTATGGATCCTTGCCTGAAAAAACAGTACCCATTAGACTTGGCATACTCTATGGCGCAGCTGGCTAGGAGCTGTGTTGCTGATGATCTCAACTCTCGTCCCTCTTCTGCAGAGGTTTTTATGACATTGTCTAAGATTCATTCGTCCTCGCTAGACTGGGATCCCTCTGATGAACTCGAGTATTCTAGGTCGATGAGCCATGGCAGATAA